A genomic region of Sporomusaceae bacterium contains the following coding sequences:
- the coaE gene encoding dephospho-CoA kinase (Dephospho-CoA kinase (CoaE) performs the final step in coenzyme A biosynthesis.), with amino-acid sequence MRVIGLTGGIASGKSTVSRILRELGARVIDADAIAREVVEPGRPALAEIVAWLGGDILLADGSLNRAKLGELVFADSAARAALESITHPRITAAAKEALAAAEREGCAVAVLDVPLLYEAGWDRYVDEVWVVYVDAATQLSRLTARDSLTAPQAAARVAAQMSLEEKARRADIVIDNSGDPQDTAVQVAAAWRGAAGGR; translated from the coding sequence GTGCGCGTTATCGGTTTGACGGGCGGCATCGCCAGCGGCAAGAGTACGGTGAGCAGGATACTGCGGGAGCTGGGGGCGAGGGTGATCGACGCCGACGCTATCGCCCGCGAGGTGGTGGAGCCCGGCCGGCCGGCCCTGGCGGAGATTGTCGCCTGGCTGGGAGGGGATATTCTGCTGGCCGACGGCTCGCTAAACCGCGCGAAGCTGGGCGAGCTGGTGTTTGCCGACAGCGCGGCGCGGGCCGCTCTGGAGAGCATAACCCACCCGCGCATCACGGCGGCGGCCAAAGAGGCGCTGGCGGCGGCGGAGCGGGAAGGCTGCGCTGTGGCGGTGCTGGATGTGCCGCTTTTGTACGAGGCCGGCTGGGACAGGTATGTGGATGAGGTGTGGGTGGTGTACGTGGATGCGGCCACCCAACTTAGCCGCCTGACGGCGCGGGATTCGCTGACGGCCCCGCAGGCCGCGGCCCGCGTGGCGGCGCAGATGAGCCTGGAGGAGAAGGCCCGCCGGGCGGATATTGTTATCGACAACAGCGGCGATCCGCAGGACACGGCCGTGCAGGTGGCTGCGGCGTGGCGCGGGGCGGCCGGCGGCAGATAG
- a CDS encoding peptide ABC transporter substrate-binding protein codes for MRYGRYVIAFMVIIALLAVGCGREKAGRPEAPAAPTPAMMQPGGQLIYGSLLEPNTLNPMLSDLVATAEVGSLVFSGLVQVNDKGEWLADLASDVPTLQNGGVSPDGLTVTYRLRPGVAWHDGRQFTSADVKFTWELIMNRRVNVVSRDGYDRISAVDTPDALTVVVRFRQYYAPYLTLFTTILPRHLLANAEDVNKAPFNRAPVGTGPFKFKEWRLAEAIVLEANPAYFKGRPNLDGIVYKIIPDSNIMLTQIKAGEVDIVSNVGSAQLDQVRAVSGVRAVMTPSMIWEHLDFNLDNALFQDARVRRAIALALDRQAIVTNVVKGAASVATGDQSPLSWAYNPTVKPPGRDVAAARELLAQAGFKPGADGVFAKDGRRLSFNLVTTSGNKTREAVANEVAQQLKEAGVEATVRLVDVPAFFGDVLRARRFEAAMFAWVAGLDPDNVSLWHSRNIPGAGNNWQGQNYAGWRHAEVDSLTEQGARLVDVGARRQAYLRVQELLAQEVPVIPLYFRSNVDAVRDTVVNYKPNPTQAGNLWNAREWGLTKKR; via the coding sequence TTGAGGTACGGGAGATATGTGATTGCCTTTATGGTGATAATTGCGCTGCTGGCTGTGGGCTGCGGACGCGAGAAGGCGGGGCGCCCGGAGGCGCCGGCGGCGCCGACGCCCGCGATGATGCAGCCGGGCGGGCAGCTGATCTACGGCAGTCTGCTGGAGCCGAACACGCTCAATCCGATGCTTTCCGACCTGGTGGCGACCGCCGAGGTGGGCAGCCTGGTTTTCAGCGGCCTGGTGCAGGTGAACGACAAGGGCGAGTGGCTGGCCGATCTGGCGAGCGATGTGCCGACGCTGCAGAACGGCGGCGTCAGCCCGGACGGCCTGACGGTGACGTATCGCCTGCGGCCGGGGGTCGCCTGGCACGACGGGCGGCAGTTCACGTCGGCGGATGTGAAGTTCACGTGGGAGCTGATAATGAACAGGCGGGTTAACGTGGTTTCCCGCGACGGCTATGACAGGATCAGCGCGGTGGATACGCCCGACGCCCTGACGGTGGTGGTGCGGTTCCGGCAGTATTACGCGCCGTATTTGACGCTGTTTACGACGATTCTTCCCCGGCATCTGCTGGCAAACGCGGAGGATGTGAATAAGGCGCCCTTTAACCGCGCGCCGGTGGGGACGGGGCCGTTCAAGTTCAAGGAGTGGCGCCTGGCCGAAGCGATCGTGCTGGAGGCCAATCCGGCGTATTTCAAGGGCCGGCCGAACTTGGACGGCATCGTGTACAAGATCATTCCGGACAGCAATATCATGCTTACGCAGATCAAGGCCGGCGAGGTGGATATCGTCAGCAACGTGGGCAGCGCCCAGCTGGATCAGGTGAGGGCGGTGAGCGGGGTGCGGGCGGTGATGACGCCGAGCATGATCTGGGAGCATCTCGATTTCAATCTTGACAACGCGCTTTTCCAGGATGCGCGGGTGCGGCGGGCGATAGCGCTGGCGCTGGACCGTCAGGCGATCGTGACTAATGTGGTGAAAGGCGCGGCCAGCGTGGCGACGGGCGACCAGTCGCCCCTGTCGTGGGCGTATAACCCGACGGTGAAGCCGCCGGGCCGCGACGTGGCGGCGGCGAGGGAGCTGCTGGCGCAGGCGGGCTTTAAGCCGGGGGCGGACGGGGTGTTCGCGAAGGACGGGCGACGCCTGTCTTTCAATCTGGTGACGACGTCTGGCAATAAGACGCGCGAGGCGGTGGCCAACGAGGTGGCGCAGCAGCTTAAGGAGGCGGGCGTGGAGGCGACGGTGCGGCTGGTGGATGTGCCGGCGTTTTTCGGCGACGTGCTCAGGGCCCGCCGCTTCGAGGCGGCGATGTTCGCCTGGGTGGCGGGGCTGGATCCCGATAATGTCAGTCTGTGGCATTCGCGCAATATCCCTGGGGCGGGCAATAATTGGCAGGGGCAGAATTATGCCGGCTGGCGCCATGCCGAGGTGGACAGCCTGACCGAGCAGGGGGCGCGGCTGGTGGATGTGGGGGCGAGGCGGCAGGCGTATCTGCGCGTTCAGGAGCTTTTGGCGCAGGAGGTCCCGGTTATTCCGCTGTATTTCCGCTCGAATGTTGACGCGGTGCGCGATACGGTGGTAAACTATAAGCCTAACCCGACTCAGGCCGGCAATCTCTGGAACGCGCGCGAGTGGGGCCTGACCAAAAAAAGGTAG
- the mutM gene encoding bifunctional DNA-formamidopyrimidine glycosylase/DNA-(apurinic or apyrimidinic site) lyase: protein MPEMPEVETIRRTLTDKVTGRRITDVNMLLPRLVKWPSPEEFRAVVTDSVITRLDRRGKYLLFHLDNDKVMVVHLRMTGRLYYAAPGAPSDRFTRVVFTLDGGDALLYADSRTLGTLYVLPTDELWRISGLATLGPEPLSPEFTPEYFRESLAGRRVTIKGLLLNQKLIGGLGNIYVDEALALAGIRPERPAADLTDEEAARLYGAVNAVIAQGIEHGGTTFRDYRDGAGQKGSNQHHLKVYGRKNEACSVCGTPIARSEVAGRGTHYCPQCQH from the coding sequence ATGCCGGAGATGCCGGAAGTCGAGACAATTCGCCGCACGCTGACCGATAAGGTTACGGGCCGGCGGATCACGGATGTGAATATGCTGCTGCCGCGCCTGGTGAAGTGGCCTTCTCCGGAGGAGTTCCGGGCGGTGGTGACGGATTCGGTGATTACGCGGCTAGATCGCCGCGGCAAGTATCTGCTGTTTCATCTGGACAACGATAAGGTGATGGTGGTGCATCTACGCATGACGGGGCGGCTTTATTATGCCGCGCCGGGGGCGCCCTCCGACCGCTTCACGCGGGTGGTTTTCACGCTTGACGGCGGCGATGCGCTGCTGTACGCGGACAGCCGCACGCTGGGGACGCTGTACGTGCTGCCGACGGACGAGCTGTGGCGCATTTCGGGTCTGGCGACGCTGGGACCGGAGCCGCTGTCGCCGGAGTTCACGCCGGAGTATTTCCGGGAAAGCCTGGCGGGCCGGCGGGTGACGATCAAGGGGCTGCTGCTCAACCAGAAGCTGATCGGCGGCCTGGGCAATATCTATGTGGATGAGGCGCTGGCGCTGGCGGGTATCCGGCCGGAGCGGCCGGCGGCCGACCTGACGGACGAGGAGGCGGCGCGGCTTTACGGCGCGGTTAACGCCGTGATCGCCCAGGGCATCGAACACGGGGGCACGACTTTCCGCGATTACCGCGACGGGGCGGGGCAGAAGGGCAGCAACCAGCATCACCTGAAGGTGTATGGGCGCAAGAACGAGGCGTGCAGTGTGTGCGGCACGCCGATCGCCCGCTCCGAAGTGGCCGGGCGCGGCACGCATTACTGCCCGCAGTGCCAGCACTGA
- a CDS encoding ATP-binding protein: MYSAEAWDNKVVYLGREEDFGDFFETGKAGIMHLDAMLQVKNLNREAERIFSLERSEVLGKRADEAFRHCGEKFLKTFAVSEYEDFYAANVKLAMHEQAAFVHVDSLKLRDSGGGVNGVIVIVQDISALKATLKQIQTTQMLMSLGELAAGIAHHVRAPLTTLSGYLQVMMNRVEDDRCSVRREVLEMLLGEVSYINNVVKELVLFAKPPVSRSPGVNVNRLLEEALMLVFKQMGGENVAIDKHLAEGLPTLTADGNLLKQAMVNILQNAMEAMPEQGTLTIRSWLNAELNMLVAAIADTGVGVGPQLLSRVFEPFYSTKLDRIGLGLPTAHRIVTEHGGFINVSSDEKTGTKVHVYLPIFDNRRRRMAGAHQQILNLQ; encoded by the coding sequence GTGTATTCGGCAGAAGCCTGGGACAACAAGGTCGTTTATCTGGGCCGGGAAGAGGATTTCGGCGATTTTTTCGAAACCGGCAAAGCGGGGATTATGCATCTTGACGCGATGCTGCAGGTCAAGAATCTCAACCGCGAGGCGGAGCGAATTTTCAGCCTGGAACGGTCGGAGGTCCTTGGCAAGCGGGCCGACGAGGCTTTCCGGCACTGCGGCGAGAAGTTTCTGAAGACGTTCGCCGTGTCCGAATATGAGGATTTTTATGCCGCGAACGTCAAACTGGCCATGCACGAACAGGCGGCTTTCGTCCATGTGGACAGCCTCAAGCTGCGCGACAGCGGCGGCGGGGTGAACGGGGTCATTGTCATTGTGCAGGATATTTCGGCGCTGAAGGCGACGCTGAAGCAGATTCAGACGACGCAGATGCTGATGTCGCTCGGGGAACTGGCGGCGGGAATAGCCCATCACGTGCGTGCGCCGCTGACGACGCTGAGCGGGTATCTGCAGGTAATGATGAACAGGGTGGAGGACGACCGCTGCAGTGTGCGCCGCGAGGTGCTGGAGATGCTGCTGGGGGAAGTTTCGTATATCAACAATGTGGTGAAGGAGCTGGTGCTGTTCGCCAAGCCGCCAGTCAGCAGGTCGCCGGGGGTGAATGTGAACAGGCTGCTGGAGGAAGCGCTGATGCTGGTTTTTAAGCAGATGGGCGGGGAGAATGTGGCGATCGACAAGCACCTTGCCGAGGGGTTGCCGACGCTGACCGCCGACGGCAATCTGCTGAAGCAGGCGATGGTGAATATCCTGCAGAACGCGATGGAGGCGATGCCGGAGCAGGGGACGCTGACGATCCGGTCGTGGCTGAACGCGGAGCTTAATATGCTGGTGGCGGCAATCGCCGATACGGGTGTCGGGGTGGGGCCGCAGTTGTTGTCGAGGGTGTTCGAGCCTTTCTACAGCACGAAGCTCGACCGGATTGGGCTGGGCTTGCCGACCGCCCACCGGATCGTTACCGAGCACGGCGGCTTTATCAACGTCAGTTCGGACGAGAAGACGGGCACGAAGGTGCACGTGTATCTGCCGATCTTCGACAACCGGAGGAGACGGATGGCCGGCGCGCATCAGCAGATTTTGAATCTGCAATGA
- the polA gene encoding DNA polymerase I — MSGKFVIIDGSSLVHRAFYALPLLATAAGQYTNAAYGFTMMLVKLLADVKPDAVAVAFDKGRVTFRNEQYAEYKAQRKATPTELAEQFPLVRELLAAMGIAVLEEAGFEADDIIGTLACRAAKGGYEVIIVTGDRDALQLIGPATKVMLTRKGISEMALYDREALYAHYGVTPEQVVDLKGLMGDASDNIPGVPGVGEKTATKLIAEFGSVENLLANIDKAPGAKLQEKLRENAALAVLSKKLATIECNMPLPDAPEDYTPAPDAAKVRELFTKFEFKSLLAKLDSIFPGAGAAEAAGPTAPPPAPVADRPALVAELVAAARSEGLLRCHAVTDGQVPEVTFAGLGMAAGGRTAFVPAGTEGWGEVLALLADANVGKITYDGKTLTSACLTAGKPLAGLTFDVFLAAYLLDPTASDYPLTGLSERYLGKAAAWPEKEWRSHPDYAAWAAAASGELKPVLDRLLTEAAVDRLYYDIELPLVEVLAVMEQTGIKVDTAGLAVMAGEIGRKVEGLLADIYQIAGEEFNVNSTKQLGVILFEKLKLPVLKKTKTGYSTDAEVLEKLAGEHPLIDKLLEYRVLTKLKSTYLDGMAALVNPASGRVHTSFNQTVTATGRLSSSDPNLQNIPVRTDAGRKIRELFVPDAGYDMLLSADYSQIELRILAHMSGDAGLIEAFRVGKDIHTATAAEVFGVSEAAVTPLMRSRAKAVNFGIVYGISDYGLSQGLGVSRKEAGEYIDSYFARYPGVKRYIDEMIAGAHAKGYVTTMFGRRRYLPEINSTNFNQRSFAERTAMNTPIQGTAADVIKKAMVEVCRRLKDAGLKSRVLLQVHDELVLEVTAAERDRAAAIVREAMEGTASLAVPLTTDIKFGKNWAEAK; from the coding sequence ATGTCCGGTAAGTTTGTGATAATCGACGGCAGCAGCCTGGTGCACCGGGCGTTTTACGCGCTGCCGCTGCTGGCGACGGCGGCCGGACAGTATACGAACGCGGCGTACGGGTTTACGATGATGCTGGTGAAGCTGCTGGCGGATGTGAAGCCGGACGCGGTGGCGGTGGCTTTCGACAAGGGGCGGGTGACGTTCCGCAACGAACAGTATGCGGAGTATAAGGCGCAGCGCAAGGCGACGCCGACCGAGCTGGCCGAGCAGTTCCCGCTGGTGCGGGAGCTGCTGGCGGCGATGGGGATCGCGGTGCTGGAGGAGGCGGGCTTCGAGGCGGACGATATTATCGGCACGCTGGCCTGCCGCGCGGCGAAGGGCGGCTATGAGGTGATCATCGTGACCGGCGACCGCGACGCGCTGCAGCTGATCGGCCCGGCGACGAAGGTGATGCTGACCCGCAAAGGGATTTCGGAGATGGCGCTTTATGACCGCGAGGCGCTGTATGCCCATTATGGGGTGACGCCGGAGCAGGTGGTCGATCTGAAAGGCCTGATGGGCGATGCGTCGGATAACATCCCCGGGGTGCCGGGGGTGGGCGAGAAGACGGCTACGAAGCTGATCGCCGAGTTCGGGTCGGTGGAGAATCTGCTGGCGAATATAGATAAGGCGCCGGGGGCGAAGCTGCAGGAGAAGCTGCGCGAGAACGCGGCGCTGGCGGTGCTGTCGAAGAAGCTGGCGACGATCGAGTGCAATATGCCGCTGCCGGACGCGCCTGAGGATTATACGCCGGCGCCCGATGCGGCGAAGGTGCGGGAGCTGTTTACGAAGTTCGAGTTCAAGAGCTTGCTGGCCAAGCTGGACAGCATATTCCCCGGCGCCGGGGCGGCCGAGGCCGCCGGGCCTACCGCGCCGCCGCCCGCGCCGGTGGCGGACAGGCCGGCGCTGGTGGCGGAGCTTGTGGCCGCCGCCCGCAGCGAGGGGCTGCTGCGCTGCCACGCGGTGACGGACGGCCAGGTGCCGGAGGTGACGTTCGCGGGCCTCGGGATGGCGGCGGGGGGCCGCACGGCTTTCGTCCCGGCCGGGACGGAGGGCTGGGGCGAGGTGCTCGCGCTGTTGGCGGACGCGAATGTGGGCAAGATAACTTATGACGGCAAGACGCTGACGAGCGCGTGCCTGACGGCCGGGAAGCCGCTGGCGGGGCTGACGTTCGACGTTTTCCTGGCCGCGTATCTCCTCGATCCGACGGCGAGCGATTATCCGCTGACGGGGCTGTCGGAACGGTATCTGGGGAAGGCGGCGGCGTGGCCGGAGAAGGAGTGGCGCAGCCACCCGGATTACGCGGCGTGGGCCGCGGCGGCATCGGGCGAGCTGAAGCCGGTCCTGGACAGGCTGCTGACTGAGGCGGCCGTGGACAGGCTGTATTACGATATTGAGCTGCCGCTGGTCGAGGTGCTGGCGGTTATGGAGCAGACAGGCATAAAGGTGGATACGGCGGGCCTGGCCGTGATGGCGGGCGAGATCGGCCGCAAGGTGGAAGGCCTGCTGGCCGATATTTACCAGATCGCCGGCGAGGAGTTCAATGTCAATTCGACGAAGCAGCTTGGCGTGATTTTGTTCGAAAAGCTGAAGCTGCCGGTGCTGAAGAAGACGAAGACGGGGTATTCGACCGACGCCGAGGTGCTGGAGAAGCTGGCGGGCGAGCACCCGTTGATCGATAAGCTGCTGGAGTACCGGGTGCTGACCAAGCTGAAGTCGACTTATCTGGACGGGATGGCGGCGCTGGTGAATCCGGCGAGCGGCCGGGTGCACACGAGTTTCAACCAGACGGTCACGGCGACGGGCCGGCTGTCGAGCTCGGACCCCAATTTGCAGAATATCCCCGTCCGTACGGACGCGGGCCGTAAGATCCGCGAGCTGTTCGTGCCGGACGCGGGTTACGATATGCTGCTGTCGGCCGATTATTCGCAGATCGAGCTGAGGATCCTCGCCCATATGTCGGGAGACGCCGGGCTCATCGAGGCTTTCCGGGTGGGCAAGGATATCCATACGGCGACGGCGGCCGAGGTGTTCGGGGTGAGCGAGGCGGCGGTGACGCCGCTGATGCGCTCGCGGGCCAAGGCGGTGAATTTCGGCATTGTGTACGGCATCAGCGATTACGGCCTGTCGCAGGGCCTGGGCGTGAGCCGCAAGGAGGCCGGGGAGTATATCGACAGTTATTTCGCCCGCTATCCGGGGGTGAAGCGCTATATCGACGAAATGATCGCGGGCGCCCACGCGAAGGGCTATGTGACGACGATGTTCGGCCGGCGGCGTTATCTGCCGGAGATCAACAGCACGAATTTCAACCAGCGGTCGTTCGCCGAACGGACGGCGATGAATACGCCGATCCAGGGGACGGCTGCGGATGTTATCAAGAAGGCGATGGTGGAGGTCTGCCGCCGCCTGAAGGACGCCGGGCTGAAGAGCCGCGTGCTGCTGCAGGTGCACGACGAGCTGGTGCTGGAGGTGACGGCGGCGGAGCGGGACAGGGCGGCGGCGATCGTCCGCGAGGCGATGGAAGGCACGGCGAGCCTGGCGGTGCCGCTGACGACCGATATCAAGTTCGGGAAAAACTGGGCGGAAGCCAAGTAG
- a CDS encoding lytic transglycosylase domain-containing protein, whose product MRKTTVAVLALLAMLAAAAGFIVYQSDWFQREYIYPFPYREKVFFYATEYEVDPFLIAAVIRTESKFVANARSPKGAMGLMQMMPETGQWVASQVDQEGFQPGMLNDPDTSIRFGAWYLASLKKEFRENEILVLAAYNGGRGNVNQWMRQMGWERGFRDIDRIPYKETREYVKKVLSARERYRDLYGR is encoded by the coding sequence TTGCGCAAGACCACTGTGGCTGTGCTGGCGCTGCTGGCGATGCTGGCGGCGGCGGCCGGCTTTATCGTGTACCAGAGCGACTGGTTTCAACGGGAATATATCTACCCTTTCCCGTACCGGGAAAAGGTGTTTTTCTATGCGACGGAGTATGAGGTCGATCCTTTTCTGATCGCGGCCGTTATCCGCACGGAGAGCAAGTTCGTCGCGAACGCCCGCTCGCCCAAGGGGGCGATGGGGCTTATGCAGATGATGCCCGAGACGGGGCAGTGGGTGGCGAGCCAGGTGGACCAGGAGGGTTTTCAGCCCGGGATGCTGAACGACCCGGATACGAGCATCCGTTTCGGGGCGTGGTACCTGGCGTCGCTGAAGAAGGAGTTCAGGGAGAACGAGATCCTGGTGCTGGCGGCGTATAACGGCGGCCGCGGCAATGTGAACCAGTGGATGCGCCAGATGGGCTGGGAGCGCGGCTTCCGGGACATCGACAGGATACCGTATAAGGAGACGAGGGAGTATGTGAAGAAGGTTTTATCGGCCCGCGAGCGGTATAGAGATTTGTATGGCAGATAA
- a CDS encoding L,D-transpeptidase: MALSRVAVLAALVFFVCLAPAAARLNPDLASPSIVLNLPSRTLEFFAGGTLVKTYPVAIGKPSTPSPLGSFAIFEKEVDPWWFPPRTGEVVPSGPHNPLGYRWMGFAPLYGIHGTNAPWAIGLAVSNGCIRMHEADVEELYEVAPYGTPVRVTYERFKIRVESNGEVSLGVYPDIYGWHGLTAGEVRDALAARGLGDLLTDGEIAAMVAEEADRQVVFARVHNVRVNGKTLVERAVTLKGVMYVPLWPVAAALGAGVAWDEGGRLARGAKRAVPGTVIGERVYLAAADAHALFGGQQVFREEENVLAVDVVSLFLNGRPLAGDVQVVEGVLAVPVTAVAEALGRKVAQEADGALSVQGTKAPAVLVGGAPYIQLTKVYDVFGAYVYWNQEARSVELTYPFIEKGGND, translated from the coding sequence TTGGCTTTGTCGCGTGTGGCGGTGCTGGCCGCGCTGGTTTTTTTCGTTTGCCTGGCGCCGGCGGCCGCCAGGCTGAATCCCGATCTGGCGTCGCCGAGCATTGTGCTCAATCTGCCCAGCAGGACGCTGGAGTTTTTCGCGGGCGGCACGTTGGTGAAGACATATCCGGTCGCGATCGGCAAGCCGTCGACGCCGTCGCCGCTCGGCAGTTTCGCGATTTTCGAGAAGGAGGTGGATCCGTGGTGGTTTCCTCCCCGCACAGGGGAGGTGGTTCCTTCGGGACCGCATAATCCGCTGGGGTACCGCTGGATGGGGTTCGCGCCGCTGTACGGCATCCACGGCACCAACGCCCCTTGGGCGATCGGCCTGGCCGTGTCGAACGGGTGCATCCGGATGCACGAGGCGGATGTGGAGGAGCTTTACGAGGTGGCGCCTTACGGGACGCCTGTGAGGGTGACTTACGAACGGTTCAAGATCAGGGTGGAGAGCAACGGGGAGGTTTCGCTGGGGGTTTATCCCGATATCTACGGCTGGCATGGGCTGACGGCGGGCGAGGTGCGGGATGCCCTCGCCGCCCGCGGCCTGGGCGATCTGCTGACTGACGGGGAGATAGCGGCGATGGTCGCCGAGGAGGCCGACCGGCAGGTGGTGTTCGCCCGCGTCCACAATGTGCGGGTTAACGGCAAGACGCTGGTGGAGCGGGCGGTGACGCTGAAGGGGGTTATGTATGTGCCGCTGTGGCCGGTGGCCGCGGCGCTCGGCGCGGGCGTGGCCTGGGACGAGGGCGGGCGGCTGGCGCGGGGGGCGAAACGGGCGGTGCCGGGGACGGTGATCGGCGAGCGGGTTTATCTGGCGGCCGCCGATGCCCACGCGCTGTTCGGCGGGCAGCAGGTTTTCCGCGAGGAGGAGAATGTGCTGGCGGTCGATGTGGTGAGCCTGTTCCTGAACGGCCGGCCGCTGGCGGGCGACGTGCAGGTGGTGGAGGGCGTGCTGGCGGTGCCGGTGACGGCGGTTGCGGAGGCTCTCGGCCGGAAGGTGGCGCAGGAGGCGGACGGGGCGCTGAGCGTGCAGGGGACGAAGGCGCCGGCGGTACTGGTCGGCGGGGCGCCGTATATCCAACTGACGAAGGTTTACGACGTGTTCGGGGCGTATGTGTACTGGAATCAGGAGGCGCGGAGCGTAGAATTGACTTATCCGTTCATAGAGAAGGGCGGGAACGATTAG